The Deltaproteobacteria bacterium genome window below encodes:
- a CDS encoding TIGR02266 family protein, translated as MDDDAQSDPSHRRRAPRASVVLQLQYRSTSHLLVSYCTNLSRGGLFVPTQEPLSPGSRLTVSLQVPGAMEPIEAEAEVRWVRAFDASEGPAGMGLAFEAIDDLLGDRIDELVAQYKPLRIDLVGEHTPTLQHLHAQVRTLVSCETCDFTFAEAARQVERLRSSDLVIVDIGPHEDAALALLAALAQGERTPPRVALCDGRSAARARALRLARLVAVPIDAVELRDAVLESVAQVDAHAHAAS; from the coding sequence ATGGACGACGACGCGCAATCCGACCCGAGCCATCGTCGCCGCGCCCCCCGGGCCAGCGTGGTGCTGCAGCTGCAGTACCGCAGCACCAGCCACCTGCTGGTCAGCTACTGCACCAACCTCTCGCGCGGCGGCCTGTTCGTGCCGACGCAGGAGCCGCTGTCGCCGGGCTCGCGCCTGACGGTGTCGCTGCAGGTCCCCGGCGCGATGGAGCCCATCGAGGCCGAAGCCGAGGTGCGTTGGGTCCGGGCGTTCGACGCCAGCGAAGGGCCCGCCGGCATGGGCTTGGCGTTCGAGGCGATCGACGACCTGCTCGGCGACCGCATCGACGAGCTGGTCGCGCAGTACAAGCCGCTGCGCATCGATCTGGTCGGCGAGCACACGCCAACGCTGCAGCACCTGCACGCGCAGGTGCGGACGCTGGTGTCGTGCGAGACCTGCGACTTCACCTTCGCCGAGGCCGCGCGGCAGGTCGAGCGGCTGCGCAGCAGCGACCTCGTGATCGTCGACATCGGTCCCCACGAGGACGCTGCGCTCGCCCTGCTCGCTGCGCTCGCGCAGGGCGAGCGGACCCCGCCGCGCGTGGCGCTGTGCGACGGTCGCAGTGCCGCGCGAGCCCGTGCGCTGCGGCTCGCGCGGTTGGTCGCGGTGCCGATCGATGCGGTCGAGCTGCGAGACGCCGTGCTCGAGAGCGTGGCGCAGGTCGACGCCCACGCCCACGCGGCGTCGTAG
- the dnaK gene encoding molecular chaperone DnaK: protein MGKIIGIDLGTTNSCVAVMEGSEPKIIANEEGGRTTPSVVAFEQSGNVLVGQQARRQAITNPENTVFSAKRFIGRKYDEVGEERKRVPFKVVRAANGDAHIEVRGKAYPPPEISARVLMKLKKAAEDYLGETVSAAVITVPAYFNDAQRQATKDAGRIAGLDVKRIVNEPTAAALAYGLSKGTEQEKVIAVYDLGGGTFDISILEVAENVVEVISTNGDTMLGGDDFDDRIMKWLLEEFRKDTGIDVSADKLVVQRLKDAAEKAKIELSQSPETEINLPFLTADASGPKHMQIKLSRAKFESLVGDLVEKSLAPCRKALEDAKKSVKDISEVLLVGGSTRIPMVQQKVREFFQKEPSKGVNPDEVVAAGAAVQAGVLGGEVTDIVLVDVTPLSLGIETLGGVMTTMIPRNTTIPTRKNETFTTAADNQSSVEVHVLQGERAMAGDNRTLGKFSLIGIPPAPRGVPQIEVTFDIDANGIVNVSARDKATNREQKITITASSGLSEDEIKRMVDDAKSFESEDKKRREKVEHRNSLEAMVLQTEKLISESGDKIPGDAKTEVEAAVKTAKEALESDDADRINAAREALTQASHKMATAMYGQGGGGAGPTDPGAPGGDAGGAAGGQAGGDKPKDDGEVIDAEFEEKN from the coding sequence ATGGGCAAGATCATCGGCATCGACCTCGGCACCACCAACTCGTGCGTGGCCGTGATGGAGGGCAGCGAGCCCAAGATCATCGCCAACGAAGAGGGTGGGCGCACCACGCCCTCCGTCGTCGCGTTCGAGCAGAGCGGCAACGTGCTGGTCGGTCAGCAGGCCCGTCGGCAGGCCATCACGAACCCCGAGAACACGGTCTTCTCGGCCAAGCGGTTCATCGGTCGCAAGTACGACGAGGTCGGCGAGGAGCGCAAGCGCGTGCCGTTCAAGGTCGTGCGCGCCGCCAACGGTGACGCCCACATCGAGGTGCGCGGCAAGGCCTATCCCCCGCCGGAGATCAGCGCGCGCGTGCTGATGAAGCTCAAGAAGGCCGCCGAGGACTACCTCGGTGAGACCGTCAGCGCGGCGGTCATCACGGTGCCGGCCTACTTCAACGACGCCCAGCGCCAGGCCACCAAGGACGCCGGCCGCATCGCCGGCCTCGACGTCAAGCGCATCGTCAACGAGCCGACCGCGGCCGCGCTCGCCTACGGCCTCAGCAAGGGCACCGAGCAGGAGAAGGTCATTGCGGTCTACGACCTCGGTGGTGGCACGTTCGACATCTCGATCCTCGAGGTCGCCGAGAACGTCGTCGAGGTCATCTCGACCAACGGCGACACCATGCTGGGCGGCGACGACTTCGACGACCGCATCATGAAGTGGCTGCTCGAGGAGTTCCGCAAGGACACCGGCATCGACGTGTCGGCCGACAAGCTGGTCGTGCAGCGCCTCAAGGACGCCGCCGAGAAGGCCAAGATCGAGCTGTCGCAGTCGCCCGAGACCGAGATCAACCTGCCGTTCTTGACCGCCGACGCCAGCGGCCCCAAGCACATGCAGATCAAGCTCTCGCGCGCGAAGTTCGAGAGCCTGGTGGGGGACTTGGTCGAGAAGAGCCTGGCGCCGTGCCGCAAGGCGCTCGAGGACGCCAAGAAGTCCGTCAAGGACATCAGCGAGGTGCTGCTGGTCGGTGGCTCGACGCGCATCCCGATGGTGCAGCAGAAGGTCCGCGAGTTCTTCCAGAAGGAGCCCAGCAAGGGCGTGAACCCGGACGAGGTGGTCGCGGCCGGTGCCGCGGTGCAGGCCGGCGTGTTGGGCGGCGAGGTCACCGACATCGTGCTGGTCGACGTGACGCCGTTGTCGCTGGGCATCGAGACCCTGGGCGGCGTCATGACCACGATGATCCCGCGCAACACCACCATCCCGACCCGCAAGAACGAGACCTTCACGACCGCGGCCGACAACCAGAGCTCGGTCGAGGTGCACGTGCTGCAGGGCGAGCGCGCGATGGCGGGCGACAACCGCACGCTGGGCAAGTTCAGCCTGATCGGCATCCCGCCGGCCCCACGGGGCGTGCCGCAGATCGAGGTCACGTTCGACATCGACGCCAACGGCATCGTCAACGTCTCCGCGCGCGACAAGGCCACCAACCGCGAGCAGAAGATCACGATCACGGCCAGCAGCGGTCTGTCCGAGGACGAGATCAAGCGCATGGTGGACGACGCCAAGAGCTTCGAGAGCGAGGACAAGAAGCGCCGCGAGAAGGTCGAGCACCGCAACTCGCTCGAGGCGATGGTGCTGCAGACCGAGAAGCTCATCAGCGAGTCGGGAGACAAGATCCCCGGTGACGCCAAGACCGAGGTCGAGGCTGCCGTGAAGACCGCCAAGGAGGCGCTCGAGAGCGATGACGCCGATCGCATCAACGCGGCCCGCGAGGCGCTGACCCAGGCGTCGCACAAGATGGCGACCGCGATGTACGGCCAGGGTGGGGGCGGGGCCGGTCCCACCGATCCCGGCGCGCCCGGTGGCGACGCCGGCGGGGCCGCTGGTGGCCAGGCCGGCGGCGACAAGCCCAAGGACGACGGCGAGGTCATCGACGCCGAGTTCGAAGAGAAGAACTAG
- the folD gene encoding bifunctional methylenetetrahydrofolate dehydrogenase/methenyltetrahydrofolate cyclohydrolase FolD, which produces MTARIIDGKAVAAALVAEVAGTVRACAAKGVHATLAVVLVGDDPASAIYVRNKERRAAEAGIATRDHRLPASTDTASLLALVRELDDDPAVDGILVQLPLPKGIDTEAVLMAVDPAKDVDGFHPDNLGRLMIGKPRFVACTPQGCMHLLAHAGAKPRGAHALVIGRSTIVGRPMAQLLLQADATVVQAHSRTVALQAEVERADIVVAAVGRPELVKGAWIKPGAIVIDVGTNRTEDGRLVGDVEFAAACERAAAITPVPGGVGPMTIACLLENVALAASRRAGLTAAV; this is translated from the coding sequence GTGACGGCCCGCATCATCGACGGCAAGGCCGTCGCGGCGGCGCTCGTCGCCGAGGTCGCGGGTACGGTGCGCGCATGCGCGGCCAAGGGCGTCCACGCCACCCTGGCGGTCGTGCTGGTCGGCGATGATCCGGCCTCGGCGATCTACGTGCGAAACAAGGAGCGACGCGCGGCCGAGGCCGGCATCGCGACCCGTGACCATCGTCTCCCCGCCAGCACCGACACCGCATCGTTGCTCGCGTTGGTGCGCGAGCTCGACGACGATCCCGCGGTCGACGGCATCCTCGTCCAGCTGCCGCTGCCCAAGGGCATCGACACCGAGGCGGTGCTGATGGCGGTCGACCCCGCCAAGGACGTCGACGGCTTCCACCCCGACAACCTCGGTCGACTCATGATCGGCAAGCCGCGCTTCGTGGCGTGTACACCGCAGGGTTGCATGCACCTGCTCGCCCACGCGGGGGCCAAGCCGAGGGGGGCGCACGCGCTGGTGATCGGGCGCTCGACCATCGTCGGTCGGCCGATGGCGCAGCTCCTGCTGCAGGCCGATGCGACCGTGGTGCAGGCCCACTCGCGGACGGTCGCGCTGCAGGCCGAGGTCGAGCGCGCCGACATCGTCGTCGCCGCGGTCGGTCGGCCCGAGCTGGTCAAGGGCGCGTGGATCAAGCCCGGTGCGATCGTCATCGACGTCGGCACCAACCGCACCGAGGACGGGCGCTTGGTCGGCGACGTCGAGTTCGCCGCTGCGTGCGAACGGGCCGCCGCCATCACGCCGGTCCCGGGCGGCGTCGGCCCGATGACCATCGCGTGCCTGCTCGAGAACGTCGCGCTCGCGGCCTCGCGCCGTGCGGGCCTCACGGCCGCGGTCTGA
- the lon gene encoding endopeptidase La encodes MAEQSQEETPELPEVVSLLPLRNSVLFPGSIIPIDVGRPKSVKLVEEAIAQERPIIGIVTQKEARVEDPSEADIHRVGCAARILKVIKLARDNYSVILQGVMRIRIDEIQQNDPFIIAKVSELRDVVNPRLDVEADALVLNIKETAKKLISLVPELPREAAALLDSVNDPGQVADLVITNLDIEPAEKQDVLESVDVLERLRKVLTLLTRQLEILKVRERINSQVQEEMGHSQREYVLRQQLKAIKGELGEVDDESGDVEEFQKKIAEAKMPEEAEKVALKQLDRLKQMQPSSAEYTVTRTYLEWLVELPWSRSTEDTIDIKTVRSVLDEDHYDLEKVKKRILEYMAVLKLNASKKGPILCLLGPPGVGKTSLGKSIARAIGRKFVRISLGGVRDEAEIRGHRRTYVGSLPGRIIQGLKKAGTNNPVIVLDEIDKLGHDFRGDPASALLEVLDPEQNHTFSDHYLEVTFDLSRAMFIATANYLDPIPPALKDRLEILELPGYTRQEKLAIARRFLIPKQVGEHGLEEHDVKVNFDEGAVFELIDSYTREAGVRNLERELSAVIRGVAVKVVEDESRKTFDIDETQIPEFLGPQKYMPEMSERTAEPGVATGLAWTPVGGEIMFVEASRMPGKGGLMLTGQLGDVMKESAQAALSYVKSHLDELGIEKTIMEGHDLHIHVPAGAIPKDGPSAGVAMLGALVSLLKQTCVRPDVAMTGEITLRGLVLPVGGIKEKMLAAHRAGIKRILLPERNEKDVVDVPEEIRQEMTIVYVRTVQDVLAAALSTEGNEAGSAGG; translated from the coding sequence ATGGCCGAACAGTCCCAAGAAGAGACCCCAGAGCTCCCCGAAGTGGTGTCTCTGCTGCCGCTGCGCAACTCGGTGCTCTTCCCCGGATCGATCATTCCGATCGACGTGGGGCGGCCCAAGTCCGTGAAGCTCGTCGAGGAGGCGATCGCACAGGAGCGCCCCATCATCGGCATCGTCACGCAGAAAGAAGCGCGGGTCGAGGACCCCAGCGAGGCGGACATCCACCGGGTCGGCTGCGCGGCGCGCATCCTGAAGGTCATCAAGCTCGCGCGCGACAACTACAGCGTCATCCTGCAGGGCGTGATGCGCATCCGCATCGACGAGATCCAGCAGAACGACCCGTTCATCATCGCCAAGGTCAGCGAGCTGCGCGACGTCGTGAACCCGCGGCTCGACGTCGAGGCCGACGCGCTGGTGCTCAACATCAAGGAGACCGCCAAGAAGCTCATCTCCTTGGTGCCGGAACTGCCCCGCGAGGCCGCCGCGCTGCTCGACAGCGTCAACGACCCCGGTCAGGTCGCCGACCTCGTCATCACCAACCTCGACATCGAGCCGGCCGAGAAGCAGGACGTGCTCGAGTCCGTCGACGTGCTCGAGCGACTCCGCAAGGTGCTGACGCTGCTGACGCGACAGCTCGAGATCCTCAAGGTCCGCGAGCGCATCAACTCGCAGGTCCAGGAGGAGATGGGCCACAGCCAGCGCGAGTACGTGCTGCGCCAGCAGCTCAAGGCGATCAAGGGCGAGCTCGGCGAGGTCGACGACGAGAGCGGCGACGTCGAGGAGTTCCAGAAGAAGATCGCCGAGGCGAAGATGCCCGAGGAGGCCGAGAAGGTCGCCCTCAAGCAGCTCGATCGCCTCAAGCAGATGCAGCCGTCGTCGGCGGAGTACACCGTGACGCGCACGTACCTCGAGTGGCTCGTCGAGCTGCCGTGGTCGCGCTCCACCGAGGACACCATCGACATCAAGACCGTGCGCTCGGTCCTCGACGAGGACCACTACGACCTCGAGAAGGTCAAGAAGCGCATCCTCGAGTACATGGCGGTCCTCAAGCTGAACGCCAGCAAGAAGGGCCCCATCCTGTGCCTGCTGGGCCCTCCGGGCGTCGGCAAGACCTCGCTGGGCAAGAGCATCGCCCGCGCGATCGGTCGCAAGTTCGTGCGCATCAGTCTGGGTGGCGTGCGCGACGAGGCCGAGATCCGCGGCCATCGACGCACCTACGTCGGCTCGCTGCCGGGTCGCATCATCCAGGGCTTGAAGAAGGCCGGCACCAACAACCCGGTCATCGTGCTCGACGAGATCGACAAGCTCGGCCACGACTTCCGCGGCGACCCGGCCTCGGCCCTGCTCGAGGTGCTCGACCCCGAGCAGAACCACACCTTCAGTGACCACTACCTCGAGGTCACCTTCGACCTCTCGCGCGCGATGTTCATCGCGACGGCCAACTACCTCGATCCGATCCCGCCGGCGCTCAAGGACCGCCTCGAGATCCTCGAGCTGCCCGGCTACACCCGCCAGGAGAAGCTGGCGATCGCGCGGCGCTTCCTCATCCCCAAGCAGGTCGGCGAGCACGGCCTCGAGGAGCACGACGTCAAGGTCAACTTCGACGAGGGCGCGGTGTTCGAGCTGATCGACAGCTACACCCGCGAGGCCGGCGTCCGCAACCTCGAGCGCGAGCTCTCGGCCGTCATCCGCGGCGTCGCGGTCAAGGTGGTCGAGGACGAATCGCGCAAGACCTTCGACATCGACGAGACCCAGATCCCCGAGTTCCTCGGGCCGCAGAAGTACATGCCGGAGATGTCCGAGCGCACCGCCGAGCCCGGTGTGGCGACCGGCCTGGCGTGGACGCCGGTGGGCGGAGAGATCATGTTCGTCGAGGCCTCGCGCATGCCCGGCAAGGGCGGGCTCATGCTCACCGGTCAGCTCGGCGACGTGATGAAGGAGTCGGCCCAGGCCGCGCTCAGCTACGTGAAGAGCCACCTCGACGAGCTCGGCATCGAGAAGACCATCATGGAGGGCCACGACCTGCACATCCACGTGCCGGCGGGTGCCATCCCGAAGGATGGTCCCTCGGCGGGTGTCGCGATGCTCGGCGCGTTGGTGTCGCTGCTGAAGCAGACCTGCGTGCGGCCCGACGTCGCCATGACCGGCGAGATCACGCTGCGTGGGCTGGTGCTGCCGGTCGGCGGCATCAAGGAAAAGATGCTCGCGGCCCACCGCGCCGGCATCAAGCGCATCCTCCTGCCCGAGCGCAACGAGAAGGACGTCGTCGACGTACCCGAGGAAATCCGGCAGGAGATGACGATCGTCTACGTGCGCACCGTGCAGGACGTGCTGGCGGCGGCGTTGTCCACCGAGGGCAACGAGGCCGGTAGCGCCGGCGGCTGA
- a CDS encoding zinc ribbon domain-containing protein, producing the protein MPLYAYRCSSCGAEEEHIKRFSDPPKATCDACGGPLERQVTPAAFHLKGGGWYKDGYASSKPGGGGGDSGGSSSSSSSSSGASSGSGGGGSSSAGASSSEGSGGKSSKAASE; encoded by the coding sequence ATGCCGCTCTATGCATACCGCTGTAGCTCGTGTGGCGCCGAAGAGGAGCACATCAAGCGTTTTTCCGATCCGCCCAAGGCGACCTGCGACGCGTGCGGCGGTCCGCTCGAGCGGCAGGTGACGCCGGCTGCGTTCCACCTGAAGGGCGGCGGTTGGTACAAGGACGGCTACGCCAGCTCGAAGCCGGGCGGCGGTGGCGGCGACTCGGGCGGCTCCAGCTCCAGCAGCTCCAGCAGCTCCGGCGCGTCGTCGGGGTCGGGCGGCGGTGGCTCATCGAGCGCCGGCGCCTCGTCGAGCGAGGGCTCGGGTGGCAAGTCGAGCAAGGCTGCATCCGAGTGA
- a CDS encoding sigma 54-interacting transcriptional regulator yields MSLSLLVVAGPDLGRRIALREVPISIGRGQSEALRLADTAVSRHHLTVRLGPDGRAVVEEIAGVNPVWTLVEGQRVTLMRGHTLGAGATLTLGSTTLQVVDDAAAPAAPVRSTVELDASVVGQPTAPSRLAALAALGDRLARCSSLQAVLREATTWALHALPASRALLLSPDGSDILSSASDGVVPDLAMSRALLDRVRHERRAFLVRDVQEEPDLADRRSVLVRGIAGAMAAPASNLVFYVEWGAKEAATHSWDEEALLLLLCAAHLVSALGDSASERSQLKAAASVRRGAVKPVAQMIGKSAPMQKLQVFIERVASSPATVLIRGESGTGKELAAAIVHGLSSVADGPFIAINCAAIPEQLLESELFGHERGAFTGAVAQHDGVFSRADGGTLFLDEIGEMSLSTQARMLRVLETRSFTRVGGTREISVAVRLVAATHRDLRAMVADGRFREDLLYRLSVIQTELPPLRERPEDIEPLVRHFAAHFGDEIGRRFVGVAPEALTVLTNYRWPGNVRELRNVVERAMVLGDGTSIELDDLPPELLHSAPAKTIAPPTTPGTIRTLEQLERDAIAAALDATGGNKARAAALLGIDRTTLYRKLKDYDISR; encoded by the coding sequence GTGTCCCTGTCCCTGCTCGTCGTCGCTGGACCGGACCTCGGTCGTCGCATCGCGCTGCGCGAGGTGCCGATCTCGATCGGTCGTGGTCAATCCGAGGCGCTGCGCCTGGCCGACACCGCGGTGTCGCGCCACCACCTCACGGTCCGGCTCGGGCCCGACGGTCGCGCGGTGGTCGAGGAAATCGCCGGCGTGAACCCGGTGTGGACGCTGGTCGAGGGCCAGCGTGTGACGCTGATGCGGGGCCACACGCTCGGCGCGGGGGCGACCCTGACGCTCGGGAGCACCACACTGCAGGTCGTCGACGACGCCGCCGCGCCGGCGGCCCCGGTGCGCAGCACCGTCGAGCTCGATGCCAGCGTGGTCGGTCAGCCGACCGCGCCCTCGCGGCTCGCGGCGCTGGCGGCCCTGGGCGATCGGCTCGCGCGCTGCAGCTCGCTGCAGGCGGTGCTGCGCGAGGCCACCACCTGGGCGCTGCACGCCCTGCCGGCCTCGCGTGCGCTGCTGCTGTCGCCCGACGGCAGCGACATCCTCTCGAGCGCCAGCGACGGTGTGGTGCCCGATCTCGCGATGTCACGCGCGCTGCTGGACCGCGTGCGACACGAGCGGCGGGCCTTCCTCGTGCGCGACGTGCAGGAGGAGCCCGACCTGGCCGATCGCCGCTCGGTGCTGGTGCGCGGCATCGCCGGCGCCATGGCGGCCCCGGCGAGCAACCTCGTGTTCTACGTCGAGTGGGGCGCCAAGGAGGCCGCGACCCACAGCTGGGACGAAGAGGCGCTGCTGCTGCTGCTGTGTGCGGCCCACCTCGTGTCGGCGCTGGGCGACAGCGCCAGCGAGCGCTCGCAGCTCAAGGCGGCCGCGTCGGTGCGGCGCGGCGCGGTCAAGCCGGTCGCCCAGATGATCGGCAAGTCCGCGCCGATGCAGAAGCTGCAGGTGTTCATCGAGCGCGTGGCGAGCTCGCCGGCGACCGTGCTCATCCGCGGCGAGAGCGGCACCGGCAAGGAGCTCGCGGCGGCGATCGTCCACGGGCTCTCGTCGGTCGCCGACGGCCCGTTCATCGCGATCAACTGCGCGGCGATCCCGGAGCAGCTGCTGGAGAGCGAGCTGTTCGGGCACGAGCGCGGTGCCTTCACCGGCGCGGTCGCCCAGCACGACGGCGTGTTCTCGCGGGCCGACGGGGGCACGCTGTTCCTCGACGAGATCGGCGAGATGAGCCTGTCGACGCAGGCCCGCATGCTGCGTGTGCTGGAGACCCGCTCGTTCACGCGCGTCGGTGGCACCCGCGAGATCTCGGTCGCGGTGCGGCTGGTGGCGGCGACCCACCGCGATCTGCGGGCGATGGTCGCCGATGGCCGCTTCCGCGAGGACTTGCTGTATCGCCTGAGCGTGATCCAGACCGAGCTGCCGCCGCTGCGCGAGCGGCCCGAGGACATCGAGCCGCTGGTGCGCCACTTCGCGGCACACTTCGGCGACGAGATCGGTCGACGCTTCGTGGGCGTGGCCCCCGAGGCGCTCACGGTGTTGACCAACTACCGCTGGCCCGGCAACGTCCGCGAGCTCCGCAACGTGGTCGAGCGCGCGATGGTGCTGGGCGACGGCACCAGCATCGAGCTCGATGATCTTCCGCCCGAGCTGCTGCACTCGGCGCCGGCCAAGACCATCGCGCCACCGACGACGCCGGGCACGATCCGCACGCTCGAGCAGCTCGAGCGCGACGCCATCGCGGCGGCGCTCGATGCCACCGGCGGCAACAAGGCCCGCGCGGCGGCACTGCTCGGCATCGATCGCACCACGCTGTATCGCAAGCTCAAGGACTACGACATCTCGCGCTGA
- a CDS encoding penicillin-insensitive murein endopeptidase, with protein sequence MPPLATRLALLCALLLGGSPACAGPNLWTDLGSVSTDKSNRGRLRSPARLPLRGSGFRVPKRWQERGFQYGTDELVAAVQRAAARVHAADRRATLGVADFSRNRGGSSKWHNSHHSGRDVDIIFYTTDAGGKPLPPQDLDMMTFDDDGKPYVGKRDKDGYHDPAWAVRRFDVRRNWEFIEALLTDPSIRLQWVFVSDGLKAKLLAWARRKQRPQWVIAYADMVLRQPADSLPHDNHFHVRVYCSRADRFHGCVDRGPVWQHEKKTFKYDGPELYDPVTWRRLASVELGLWRTGSSR encoded by the coding sequence GTGCCCCCGCTCGCGACTCGCCTGGCGCTGCTGTGCGCGCTCCTGCTCGGCGGCTCGCCGGCCTGTGCGGGGCCGAACCTGTGGACCGATCTCGGCAGCGTCTCGACCGACAAGAGCAACCGCGGTCGCCTGCGCTCGCCCGCCCGGTTGCCGCTGCGCGGGAGCGGCTTCCGCGTGCCCAAGCGCTGGCAGGAACGCGGCTTCCAATACGGCACCGACGAGCTGGTCGCGGCCGTGCAGCGGGCCGCCGCGCGGGTCCACGCCGCCGATCGTCGCGCGACGCTCGGCGTCGCCGACTTCAGTCGCAATCGCGGCGGCTCGTCGAAGTGGCACAACAGCCATCACAGCGGCCGCGACGTCGACATCATCTTCTACACCACCGACGCCGGCGGCAAGCCGTTGCCACCGCAGGACCTCGACATGATGACGTTCGACGACGACGGTAAGCCGTACGTCGGCAAGCGCGACAAGGACGGCTACCACGATCCAGCGTGGGCGGTGCGTCGCTTCGACGTGCGTCGCAACTGGGAGTTCATCGAGGCACTGCTCACCGATCCGTCGATCCGTCTGCAGTGGGTGTTCGTGTCCGACGGGTTGAAGGCCAAGCTGCTGGCGTGGGCGCGTCGCAAGCAGCGGCCACAGTGGGTGATCGCCTACGCAGACATGGTGCTGCGTCAGCCCGCGGACTCGCTGCCGCACGACAATCACTTCCACGTGCGCGTGTACTGCTCGCGCGCCGATCGGTTCCACGGCTGTGTCGACCGCGGACCGGTGTGGCAGCACGAGAAGAAGACCTTCAAGTACGACGGGCCCGAGCTCTACGATCCGGTGACGTGGCGTCGCCTCGCGAGCGTGGAGCTGGGGTTGTGGCGCACGGGCTCCTCGCGCTGA
- a CDS encoding ParA family protein, which translates to MPTVGKPQRNGQQGPRIVAVSNQKGGEGKTTTAVNLAASLAAAEHRVLLIDMDPQANASSSVGYPRGRVERGTYELLVGTAPLHEVIVKTELATLDVVPASADLAGAEIELAQLEEPQTMLRQALAPLRGELASRYEIVLLDCPPSLGLLTVGALAACDTVLIPMQAKYFSLEGLGALQGTIAQVRASLNPAIAVEGILFCMFDPRTNLSQQVVREVREHFAGLVYDTMIPINVRLSESPSHGKPALLYDIESRGAQAYLELAREVLARMEQRA; encoded by the coding sequence ATGCCGACCGTGGGCAAGCCACAACGCAACGGCCAGCAGGGGCCGCGGATCGTCGCGGTCAGCAATCAAAAAGGCGGCGAGGGCAAGACCACGACCGCGGTCAACCTCGCGGCGAGCCTCGCAGCCGCCGAGCACCGCGTGCTGCTCATCGACATGGATCCGCAGGCCAACGCGAGTTCGTCGGTCGGCTACCCGCGCGGACGCGTCGAGCGTGGCACCTACGAGCTCCTGGTCGGCACCGCGCCGCTGCACGAGGTGATCGTGAAGACCGAGCTCGCCACGCTCGACGTGGTACCGGCGTCGGCCGATCTCGCCGGCGCGGAGATCGAGCTCGCGCAGCTCGAGGAGCCGCAGACGATGCTGCGTCAAGCCCTCGCGCCGCTGCGCGGCGAGCTCGCGAGTCGCTACGAGATCGTGCTGCTCGACTGTCCGCCGTCGCTCGGCCTGCTCACCGTCGGCGCGCTCGCAGCCTGCGACACCGTGCTCATCCCGATGCAGGCCAAGTACTTCTCACTCGAAGGCCTCGGCGCACTGCAGGGCACCATCGCGCAGGTGCGTGCGAGCCTCAATCCGGCGATCGCGGTCGAGGGCATCCTCTTCTGCATGTTCGATCCCCGGACCAACCTCTCGCAGCAGGTCGTGCGCGAGGTCCGTGAGCACTTCGCGGGGCTCGTCTACGACACCATGATCCCGATCAACGTGCGACTGTCGGAGAGCCCCAGCCACGGCAAGCCCGCGCTGCTCTACGACATCGAGAGCCGCGGCGCGCAGGCCTATCTCGAGCTCGCCCGCGAGGTGCTCGCTCGCATGGAGCAGCGCGCGTGA
- a CDS encoding ParB/RepB/Spo0J family partition protein — protein MNATKPPKRPALGRGLGALIPPVPAAATAAVSRPEGVEPHVTRHGPSTLPIEALLPSPDQPRKRFDPELLEQLAASIRAQGIIQPIVVSPLAQPDKGGARYVIIAGERRWRAAQLAGLHDVPVVIRDSDEQQRLELALVENLQRAELNPIEEARAFAELLSIRGYTQEQLAERVGKDRSTVANAMRLLRLPERVQEMVRDERLSMGHARALLGLEQESEIAELAHEAARGQWSVRAVERAVRTAAKAARSLPRPADEDADRRRIIVTELEHRLQRRLGTRVRLRTDPRKRGAGVVEIPYASLDELDRLLHILLDDSATFSR, from the coding sequence GTGAACGCGACCAAGCCGCCCAAGCGCCCTGCCCTCGGCCGCGGCCTCGGAGCCCTGATTCCGCCGGTGCCGGCGGCCGCGACCGCAGCGGTGTCGCGACCCGAGGGTGTCGAGCCGCATGTGACCCGCCACGGCCCGAGCACGCTGCCGATCGAGGCGCTGCTGCCGAGCCCCGATCAGCCGCGCAAGCGGTTCGACCCCGAGCTCCTCGAGCAGCTCGCGGCGAGCATCCGCGCGCAGGGCATCATCCAACCCATCGTGGTCTCGCCGCTGGCGCAGCCCGACAAGGGCGGCGCGCGCTACGTCATCATCGCCGGCGAGCGACGCTGGCGCGCGGCACAGCTGGCCGGGCTACACGACGTGCCGGTGGTCATCCGCGACAGCGACGAGCAACAACGACTCGAGCTCGCGCTGGTCGAGAACCTGCAGCGTGCCGAGCTGAACCCCATCGAGGAGGCGCGCGCCTTTGCCGAGCTCCTGTCGATCCGCGGCTACACGCAGGAGCAGCTGGCGGAGCGCGTCGGCAAGGACCGCAGCACCGTGGCCAACGCCATGCGGCTGCTGCGGCTCCCCGAGCGCGTGCAGGAGATGGTCCGCGACGAGCGGTTGAGCATGGGCCACGCACGCGCGCTGCTGGGACTCGAGCAGGAGTCCGAGATCGCCGAGCTCGCCCACGAGGCCGCGCGGGGGCAATGGAGCGTCCGTGCCGTCGAGCGCGCGGTGCGCACCGCCGCCAAGGCGGCGCGCTCGCTGCCGCGCCCGGCCGACGAGGACGCCGATCGCCGCCGCATCATCGTGACCGAGCTCGAGCACCGATTGCAGCGCCGGCTGGGAACGCGTGTCCGGCTTCGGACCGACCCGCGCAAGCGTGGTGCCGGCGTCGTCGAAATTCCGTACGCGAGCCTGGACGAGCTCGACCGTCTGCTCCACATCCTCCTCGACGACTCGGCGACTTTCAGCCGATAG